The nucleotide window AAGTTTTTTGTGGTGTCCTGTGTCAGGAGTGACTGTAACACAAGGCCATCTCAAGTTGAAAATCTAGATTTCTGGATATTGATTTCTGTATGTTCCTGCATGCTTACATACATTAGATCGATAAACTTACATTAAATGCCTCACGAAGGGCCACAATTTTACTGGTCAAGTCCTGGACCTGTTTGTCCTGGAGATACATCCTGTAACCACCACAACAAACATCTCAGTTCATGTTGTGTTTCAAAATGGCTTGAATCTATTAATATCTAACATATTGTGCAATAAAGTGTGAGTGTATTTGGACTAACATGAGGCGGGAAGCGTCTCTGTCCCCAGGGGTCGGAGCCTgatgtgactcctccccctcagcgTGTTCATATCCAGACTCCTCCTTctgaaccctctcctcctcctcaggctccTGCTGCACAATAGTGGACAAGATAAGTAGTCCTCCCCCACCTTCAAACTTCCAGAAGGTCTAATCCCCTCAACCATATCAACATACTGTCGGATGTCTCAAATCTTTATCAAGATAAAGGACTTAGGATTCTACagtcagagagggaaggatcTGATTGTACCTGGGGCTGGAAGGGATGCtctgggggggaaggagagcagTGGTTGTGGCTGCTAGCCCGCCCAGCATGACTGTGGCTGTGGTGATGTCTGGGGCCAGGGGCATGGCCTGGTCTAGGTGTGTTCCTGGGGCCACTGCTGGCTCCCTGGGAGTGCTGGTGGCCGTGGGCAtggttgtgtctgtgtccagACCCGCTGGCATGGCCTGGTCCAGAGGCATGCTGGGAGTCGTGGCTGTTACCATGGCCGTGGGTGTGTCCGGGAAGATGGGAGTAGAAGCTCTGAGTGTTGGTCCGGCTGGAAGGAAACACTTGGCCACAGGGATCCACATAAACCCCTGAATGTTCCCATGTCACTCTCTGCTCCTGTTTTGAATACAAGAACACTCATTTAGAAACAGACTTGTTCAGGGATCGAACAGAAAGTATTGTTCAAGTTTAACAGCAACTCACCAGAAAGCCATCAAACTGGGTGAAGTGGGTGTTTTGCTTGCAGCTGGAAGACATGTATTTCTCTACAGCAGCTCCTACCAGCTACAGTCAagaagaaaataacactttaatAAGGATTATCTTGTCATAATTATACaataaaatgtaattatagtattcatacatatatacatataataaaTGAAGGAATAACTTACCTTAACTCCTGTGATGTACTTGGTGACAGATTTGTAAACTGGAGCACCCTTCACCGATGAAAAAGTTGAACATTAAGTTATACTTTCTTGACAActtttttgaaaataaatgttcTATGGGTTGCTATGACAGAGTATAACGTTAATAACAAGCAAACACATTACCTGGGGATCCACTCTGGTCCTCTCAACCAGATCACTCCACCACAGTTGAGTGGTTGGGCCTCGGGTCATCCATATATGATGAGTCTTCACCAAGAATTGCTACACAGTCCAAACACAGCTGAGTCAGGTCACATGTCTGCATGCATTTACATTAGGGATGTTCTTCAATGAGTCTATCAATCTCTCCTTCTTAATAAACTGTTGACAACATTCATCCCTATCATACTGTCATTTTAGTAGCCATAGTGATGAGATCCCATTCACACTGACCTCAAAGTGGGTCCTGAAAGAGAACTGAAATGTAAACTGGTTACAGTCGTCTCCCAGCACCAGTGGACCAGACTCTGGAAGGCCCTGCAGACATCGATCACTCAAGTTAACAAGTCACTCTCTTAAAATCagtatcagacatgatttagcTGAAAAGGCTCTGATCAAATGAGTGTACTCTCAAAATCTACTTTTTGTACTTTCTTTTCTATCAGACAgcttttgagtggttgtgttgagATATATAGAAGATAATAGTGACCTGGAACAGGACCACAGGCCCACAGTACAagggtctccatggcaacagctgCTGCTCATCCTCACTGGCCTCCTGgacacacaacaacatcagGGATTGGGAGGAAATGGATAAATCATTCAGAAAAGCCACATGCTGAGAGTTAAAAGTGCAATCCTTCATTTCTgtaaatgtgttaattgtattGAAACATGCAGTGTTGCTTACAGAGAACAGAACCACTGGCCCACAGTATAAAGGACTGTATCTCCATGGAAGCAGCTGTCCGCTTGTCTCACTGACCCCCTATAACAGTAAACAAAAAGGGAATGGATACAACATTTCCTTCAGAAAAAGCCAAATGCTGAGAGTTCAGTCTTTGATTTCTATAAATGTGTTAATTGAATTGAAACATGCAAATAGTGTTGCATACAGAGAACAGAACCACTGGTCCACAGTATAAAGGACTGTATCTCCATGAAAGCAGCTGTCCGCTTGTCTCACTGACCCCCTAtaacacagaaaacacagattCTGTTCAAGTCAAGCCTTCAGAGAAAAATCTACATCTGTTATCAGATGATTAGATGAAGGGACTGGATTCTCACCCTGTAGATGGTGACAGGGCCACTTCCCATTACTTCTGATAATCAGAAGTAATGGGAAGATCCTCTTGAGGAGGATTAAAGAACAAACACAGTGTTAGTAATGAAGTAAACCAATATACAGTGGGCTCAAAGTCATAGTTGAAATGTAGTTTTAATTGAGACTATATAGACATCTTGGAAAGTCACATTAAGACTTTAGGTGTACAATTGACACAGAAATATGCTGTCTAATAACCTATACCTTCAAGAAAATAAATACTTTCCTGTTGTGGATTTGTTAGGGTTATAAATTGAATGTTTCCCAAGTCATGTGAGCTGTATATCATTAGTTTActagaaagaaaaaacacatttttaacACAGTTATCTTCATACCTTCCTCAGGTGTGGGTCTGCAGTACCACTGATAGATATAAACAGCCCCAACTGCTGTTAAGGCCACTCCGGCACTCCACACTAAAGGGTGTATACGGTTGCACCCAAACTTGGGTAGCATCTTGCTGAGAATCATTTTCAAGTCCTGATTATTTCACCATCTCCAAAAACATGTTCATCAAGTGTTCAAACGCATCTGACTGATTAGTAACTTGTATGTGTCTTGTGTCAGAATTCCATTCCAGTCCATTCCGATTTGTATGGTTCTACTTATGACgttgtagaaaaaacatcacactgttgtaattatgaagatggagaatgattatggatttaatGATGTAGAAGATATTAAGCCCAAAGTGCAAATCTGGATAATTAGGGGCTGAGGGCGAGAGAACATTATGTGTATATGCTTCTTCCATAAGAAAACTACAAGGCCCAGCTATCAAGAGGTAAATTTAAGTTTTTCTATGCAACTGTAATCTGAAGCCCCTGGAGTAAGAGAGCAATGGTGTGAGAAATGCATTATTCATCTGTGACAAACAATATTGTACCAATAGCAAAATTACAGAAAATAATAAGGTTTTGATATATAAGAGGAATGTCCGGAGAAAAAGTACAGTCTGCTCCCAGGAACACACTCACTTGTACTCTTGATACTCTGTCCAATAAACCTTTGCATCAAACTCTGCTGAAGTTCAAGTGCTGTTTCAAACTTTGAGAAATTGATCAAAAACGTAGTACATATTCTTCCACTTCAACATCATAGTGGGCCTAGTAGATCAAAGCAACTCTGGTGTGGGTTTTTTGCATGAAATAATTAAAGGAACCTTGTCACATCAAAtctaaaataaagaaataataattaaataaataatcaaTGAATTCTGCAAATGACATACAGTAAAAGATAAAGATATGAGTTATTACACTGCACACAGCAAATTAAGGCCAGTATATAGTTTTGGATTTGTAAATGTCTACATAGAAATCAAAACCTGTCTGCAATCCCCACTGCTGTTGCAGTCTGTTGTATTGTTGTATTGTGTGCTGTTTGGGGTGTTTTCTGGGGCACCCTGGCACCTCTTCACCAACAGCTGCTTCTGCAGGAGGAGTCCCAGGCTCAGCCCTCGCCCCACTCAGGGACTCCACCTTGATTTTGGTTggtaatatatacagtatggccTTGTTTGGTGCACTTAGCAAAGTATGTGTACATATTTTGTATTTCAAAGTATTTCAACATATGTGTGGGTTATAATTGTTCATGCTGTAAGGCCAAAATGTCATCATTATCAACCACTGAGTGATTTGATTGTTTAATTATTGTTTTATTTGAGATTGTTGGATGATATGTCATTCTACTGCACCTGTTGTTGGAACCTGAGATAGTAAAAAGCATTACATTTACCAAACAAACTGCCCTGGATTTCAGTAAACCTTGTAAGCCTTACttggggagggagtcaggtggctgagcggttagggtttcgggctattaatcagaaggttactgGTTttattcccggctgtgccaaatgacattgtgtccttgggcaaggcacttcaccctacttgcctcaggggaaatgtccctgtacttactgtaagtcgctctggataagagcgtctgctaaatgactaaatgtacttgttTCTAAAAGTTACTTCTAAGACAACTTGTAGACATCCATCTACTCATGTCTTTTCAGAATTTGTTAAAAGGTTAACTTCAGAGAAAATGCTGTCCTATGAATTTAGAAATTAATGATTAATCTATCTGCATGTTATTCTTGGACTCCAGTGTTCAGAGGAAGCTAAGGAGCTCCAAACTACAAGTCAGTCGGGTCTTGACAGTGAAACAAGCCCTACCAAGGACCTGTCAGGAACCAATCATAACGTGGAGGAGGGCACATCCTGAAACTAGACTCTGATCGATCAAGAAAGAGGTCGGTGTTCGCAGAAAGCAAATAGATAGAAACAGAATTAAAACTATTGTTATCTTCTGTGGGACCTTCTTTGTCAAAACAAAATGATCCAGTATGTCTAATATCAGCAGAAGTGAGAAGGAACATTTAACCTCACCGGAGACCCCATCCTGCATTAACTTGGATGATATACAGCATATGACATATTTGCTTTGTGAAATTTCTGATAGAGATCTAAGATCATGGGATGTTATTAGATTGTATATAGTTTTAAATGTGGCCGACACAACACGATTATTTTGTTTTACATTAATGTTGGATACTTCAACATGGCATACAGGGAACCAGGGTACAATCAGTGCCAGGCTAACCTCTACATTCCTACAGCTTATAAAATATATGACCTATGGTTATATGGCCTCTCATAAAACTGCAAACTGTGAGGATGATTAACTGTGGGTTGATTCCACAAACTGAGAATTGTCCTCCACCTGTTGTGATTGTGACCCCACCAAAGTAGAACATTAGTTACTGTTGTGACTACTAGTGGCTTTTTAATCATACATAAGCTCAGTTaattcaggcagggcaatcgggcagcacGTGTCATCcatttgtcggggacgtaaggcgtcttactccaccttcctttcctccgcccactaCTACACTCatgttagcagcgcatatccattgggccatgtccgataaggcgtcttaaaagacgcgcggatacgcacacactcaccccggttgttgtatgatcagtgctgctgccgccctccaccatccccaccaccaTATCCaccagggggattatatctctattgctccctgcgtcatatgtcatgtatgtgttgcatcgaggaggcagggagtgtttcccttagatcatccactccgccaaagttaaatctacatgtccatgtcatgtaacaataaattcTCAAATCTAATatgtgattgtcttgactgaactgattTCCTGTCTATGGTTACTCACAGCTTTACCTGTCTAGGTATTGTTACTTACAGAACTTTGGGCGAGTTCATACAATATGCCAAATATGTATTACTAATGTTCATTTAAGACAGACTGTATTTATTCACCCATCAAATATGAGCCACACTTCACTAGGTCCAGGACTATGTGGCCTTTGCCTTGGGGTGAACTTTGCTGGTTAAGTCATCGAATCAAATACAATTTCATTTGCATAgttctttttacaagcaatgtcacagaggtctGCACTgaccaaatcaaatgtatttgaataTGCCCTTAGAACTGCACCAATCTAAatcctcaaggaagacaaggaaaacccCCAAGAAAACtctgagaaaaaagaaaataagccttgggaggagcaattcagtgttGTCTGCAGTTCCTCATGTCTCGCCTTACAAAGTGACCCTTAACCTTACAGATGAATACAATTTTGAGTTTTATATAAAATGGAATATATAAAACAATTTTACATTCAGTAACAATGCTTCTACCACCTAGTGGAAATAGGTTCCATAATCTGAGTCGTTTCCATCCTTTTAAATGATGTTAAAATAATATTACCTAttaaaaacaatattttaaaaTCTTAAAATGTTTGCCTGAACATCCATTCTGTATATAAATATggataaaatatatttatttacattAAACCCATCCTTCATTGCTGTCATTCCACTAATCCGTGTCAAGACTGAAACATTTTCCCAGCATTTTGTTACAGAATCAGTTACAGCTATAAATTCATCCTATTCAGCATTATTTAAAGCCCAGTGTTGAATATAAGTAGGGGTCCATATCACACAGGAGGCGTCTCATCACAGAACATGACTCATCTCCTTTCCTCAGGACCATGTCGATGGTGGCCCgtgctctctctgccctctgtgtctcctccgtcactgcctctctctcagcaaCGTTGATCACCCTCTCCTGCAGAAGTCCACCCAGCAGATCATTCAGGACAGGCCTGGACACTCGATGCACAAACGCCAGTCTTACACCACGTAGTTGCTCCTCTGCAGTCACTCTGAGCATGCTCAGTCTGCCTTCCACCCGTCGATGAGGAACCTGTTTGTGGAGGAAACCCAGATGTGTTCAGCTGTAAGTGATGAAGTGTTCACTGTGACAGAACATTGATGAGGGAGAAGCAGCTGATCACTGCTGGGTGTATTctgtgtattcatttagcagacatacACATAGTGCATACAGAAAGTGCAGAAGGTAAAGCAAAGATCAGCATAGTTCAGTATTTTGTTCTCATCAGCTAAACTTCATTACAGGACTTTAGTGGGTGGTGGATTTAGTGAGTGGGTGGGGCTTCCTTTTATTCAAATGTCTTTGTGAGTGGGACTAATTCTGGCATCAGGTTGGTGGGCATTGCTGCCAATCATTAACCTCAGTGAAATACTGCAGAAACAGAAGCCTGAATGTGGACCCTGAGGATGTCCTGTACCTGTTAGTGGAACATGTGCtgtccacacctcctctccttctccccctctctccagaagcCTCAGCCTCACCTTCTCTGTGTCAGCGCTCAGAAACACCTGGAAGGTGGGGTGGTAGTTTGGACCGTAGTTCCAGTGGACCtgaacacactgaaacacagatGAGAGCATTGTTAACAGCtacaaccccaattccaaaaaagttgggacgttgtgtaaaataaaatacagaatacaatgatttacaaatctcataaacccattatgttattcacaatagaacatataaaacatgtcaaatgtttaaactgatgaaatgtacaattttaaggaaaaaaataaggaatttgaatttgatggcagcaTGAATTAcccattatgttattcacatctaatgtgaataacataatgggTTTATAAGATTTGTTaatcattgtattctgttttttattttattttacacaacgtcCCAACTTTTCTGGAATTGGGGTTGTACATCTGAACTGTTCAGAATCATCTGCCTGGTTTGGACGAGCCTCGGCCAGTATATAATTAAGTAAGAATGTTTTAAGGGAAACATATTAGTAAGAAAACAAACTCAGATAATATAAAGGTTGTTTTGAGCCTAATGTGACATCATCTGACAACAGCAGTATTATATGGTATTAGTTTACCTTAGGTTGAATGTCATCTTCCTCCACCACATCACAGCAGAGACTGTAGACTTCCCCACGAGAGAGTGTGCAGTCTGAACACACAGTTATGTAGGAGCTCAATCTCtgcatcttctccacctgcaacAGGACTCTCTTAGCTCACCAACATACTTCTACCCTTTATTTAACCACTTAAAATTTACACTTTTCAGTGCTTGTTGATACAACCATAGCAACTGATATACTGATGTGTTTTGGGCATGTTGGAAGGACTGTACCTCCGGGAGTGGAACGTTGTGTGGTAAAACAACCAGGTTCAGAAGAGAGCTTTGTGATTCGTAGAAGGGCAGCACCTGCCCCCTGATGGTGAGGAAAGGTATGAACGGTCTCACCAGGCCCCATAGGGACAGGTCTGTGATGTTCACCACCACATGTGTGTCAGTCACCCTCAGGGGAGGCAAAAGCTCCACATTATCACCACTGACATGAGCCACAGACAAGGAGTCAAGACCCTCTCCTGTAAGACAGCAATGTTTCTGTCAGAAAAGTTCAGAATacaaccttaaaaaaaaaaaaaaaaattacatttagcagacgctcttatccagagcgacttacagtaagtacagggacactcccccgaggcaagtaaggtgaagtgccttgcccaaggacacaacgtcatttggcacagccgggaatcgtactggcaaccttcagattatgagcccgattccctaaccgctcagccacctgactcccttattcTTATccttttattctgtataaaatgatactgtgtttagcCTTCTGTGTAGAGAGGCCACCCCCAAATGAACTATAGGCAAGGGACCAGGCTTAGGTAAACAGGAAGATCCTTATCTTATCTGAGCATGTCATTTAGTTAGCCTAAGCGGGCCACTtcaagatgcacacacacagacatgcatccactcacacacacacacacccgcacgcaAGATCTATGCAAGGGGGGCCAATGAAAGAAGACCATGTGACAGTTACATGCCTGTGTATGAACCACTGACTGTGGAGAGCGGTTTTGTTTAAATggttagctagcacaacatgctaacgGACAGACTTTGTATCACCATAACTTTTCTCTTTGCAGCCGGCCGCAAGTAATAAAGTTTCTTAACttcttcaccgactgactgtgcaatacaTGAtacagattaatatttctgacagttTCATTCAGCGGCATTTCAGAGCTGAGAAGGGTAAGCGTGGTATTAATAAtaaaactttatttatatagcacatttcaagaattgcagctcaaggtgctttacatagaatcaataaaaaacaataatacaagtgataaaagtaataattaatagcaaacaataatataactaataaaagtagtaaaacccttctgagatcaaATTAGATAAATTATAAATAATTAGctttggtaaaaaggtaggttttaaactgtcttttaaaaatgtctagcgtgtttgcttccctaatatgtatgggtaatttgttccatagttttggggcgtaattgacaaaggccgcgtcaccaatcttcttatgactgcttctggtgacctctaataggcctgcatttgatgctcgcagtg belongs to Osmerus eperlanus chromosome 8, fOsmEpe2.1, whole genome shotgun sequence and includes:
- the LOC134025227 gene encoding uncharacterized protein LOC134025227, with amino-acid sequence MTRGPTTQLWWSDLVERTRVDPQGAPVYKSVTKYITGVKLVGAAVEKYMSSSCKQNTHFTQFDGFLEQRVTWEHSGVYVDPCGQVFPSSRTNTQSFYSHLPGHTHGHGNSHDSQHASGPGHASGSGHRHNHAHGHQHSQGASSGPRNTPRPGHAPGPRHHHSHSHAGRASSHNHCSPSPPEHPFQPQSLLTQDTTKNFLLVAGRMILSGLVQLNQADVSSIRTLFNRLVSYIEDPAHRAGIERELASVNIHHTHFLDIVYDFIILGVMKNNAALPPQNQEQGFLGHLIQVLEPILTPLTGWQPCAKMFQEVLQVQLMKFLDSILDLDESTFSQADVLSAVLFSRLEGIIQELLGDLDGC